The following proteins are co-located in the Carassius carassius chromosome 39, fCarCar2.1, whole genome shotgun sequence genome:
- the LOC132121663 gene encoding dual specificity mitogen-activated protein kinase kinase 6: MEGGSDKESKVFCASPSPNPKEEMSLPKPGKKKPPLKLPKEVFEKPQPAPTPPRDLDSKAYVTIGEKNFVVKADDLEQIGELGRGAYGVVDKMKHVPSGVIMAVKRIRATVNTQEQKRLLMDLDISMRTVDCFYTVTFYGALFREGDVWICMELMDTSLDKFYKQVQEKGMTIPEDILGKITVSIVKALEHLHSNLSVIHRDVKPSNVLINMQGQVKMCDFGISGYLVDSVAKTMDAGCKPYMAPERINPETNQKGYNVKSDIWSLGITMIELAILRFPYDSWGTPFQQLKQVVEEPSPQLPADRFSPEFVDFTSQCLRKNSKERPTYTELMQNPFFTLHDSKDTDVASFVKSILGD; encoded by the exons GTAAAAAGAAGCCACCACTCAAGCTTCCAAAAGAGGTGTTTGAGAAACCCCAACCTGCTCCTAC ACCCCCGAGAGACCTGGACTCTAAAGCCTATGTTACTATTGGAGAAAAG AACTTTGTGGTGAAGGCGGATGATTTGGAGCAGATTGGAGAGTTGGGGCGAGGGGCGTATGGAGTGGTGGACAAGATGAAACACGTCCCAAGTGGAGTAATAATGGCAGTAAAG CGAATCCGGGCCACAGTAAACACACAGGAGCAGAAACGGCTGCTAATGGATCTGGACATCTCAATGAGAACAGTCGACTGCTTTTATACCGTTACCTTCTATGGAGCCCTGTTCAGAGAG GGTGATGTGTGGATCTGCATGGAGCTGATGGACACCTCTCTAGATAAATTCTATAAACAGGTGCAGGAAAAGGGTATGACCATCCCTGAAGACATCCTGGGAAAGATCACCGTATCT ATCGTGAAAGCATTGGAGCATCTCCACAGCAACCTGTCAGTGATACACAGAG ATGTGAAACCCTCTAATGTCCTGATAAACATGCAGGGTCAGGTGAAAATGTGTGATTTTGGCATCAGCGGGTACCTTGTGGATTCAGTGGCGAAGACAATGGATGCCGGCTGCAAGCCATACATGGCG CCTGAGAGAATCAACCCAGAGACCAATCAGAAAGGCTACAACGTCAAGTCTGATATCTGGAGTTTAGGAATCACAATG ATCGAGCTGGCCATTCTGCGGTTTCCCTATGACTCGTGGGGAACGCCATTTCAGCAGCTGAAGCAGGTGGTTGAAGAGCCGTCGCCCCAGCTGCCTGCAGACCGCTTCTCACCCGAGTTTGTGGACTTCACGTCACAATG CTTAAGGAAGAATTCCAAAGAGCGGCCAACTTACACAGAACTAATG CAAAATCCCTTTTTCACTCTCCATGACTCCAAAGACACCGACGTCGCTAGCTTTGTGAAGAGCATCCTCGGGGACTGA